In Flammeovirgaceae bacterium, the sequence CCTGTACACGTCAGATGAGTTTTATCAGGGTGTCCTCACAATCACGGGGCATGATGAGGAGCAAAGCATTATTTCGGGTATGTTTGAATTTCTTGCTTATTCGCAAACCTGCAACACCGCTATCCGGTGCACAAACGGCCGGTTTACTGCTTCGTATAGCGTGTACTAAGGTTACTCAATAACTTTGGGCACTTTGAAGAAGGTTCCATTGGTAGCGGGGGCCTGGCTAAGTGCTTCGCTGCGGTCGAGATGTTTACCAACTTCATCTTCGCGAAAGGCATTAATTTCATGGCTCATGGAGGTGAGCGGCTCTACGCCTGTGGTGTCAACTTCGTGTAATTTCTCAACCCAGGCCAAAATGGCGTTCATATCAGCAAGCATGGTGTCAGCCTCTTCCGGCTTAAGTTCAAGCCGGGCCAGGTGAGCCAGTTTATCCAGCAAGTTGCTATCAAGTTGCATAGTGCCTGTTCAGTTCGGTTTGAATAACAGAATAGAGTTGCTGCTTCAATGCGGGCATGTCTTCCAGCGTTTTTCCTGAAGTTTCTAAAGGTTCATGAAATATCAGTTTTACCTTGCCCCAGCGAAGCAGAAACTCATCCGGGGGCAAAATTACCCGGTTAAACGGAATGGTTACCGGAACTAATGGAATTTGTTTTTCGATGGCTACGCGAAAGGCTCCGTCTTTTAACCGGGCCATTACCGGTTCTTTTTCTGAAATGATTCCCCCTTCGGGGTAAATAACAAGGCTTTTACCTTCATCAACAGCCTGGCATGAGCGGATGAAGGTGTTGAATTTGCTTTTCAGTTTTGAGCGGTCAACCGTAATGTGGAGCTTGCGGTACATAAATCCGAACAGCGGAATATTTTCCATATCGTTCTTACCTACAAAAATGGTGTTGTGTTTGTTCAGGCCCATCGCGGGAATATCCAGGTAAGAGAAATGGTTTGGACAAAAAATATATTGCTTTCGCGGGTCGGGTTTAAACCGCCACTCAATTTTTACCGGCAGAAAGGTGAGGAAGAATAACGAACGGGCCCACCACCGGTTAAGAACGCCCACCAGGTGATGCTTACGCTGAAAGAAAATGGGTATCAGCAGCAGAAAAAAGAAAATTAAAAAAAGGATACTGAACACCAACAGGGCATATCCGGTGTAGAGTACCCTTATCATTTTCATGTTCTTAATTTCCGTTAATACCCTGTTGTGCTGAAATGAGTATCAGTTCCCGTTGCCGGCCGTCAATATACCGGAAACCGGTTTCATCAAAATAGCCGTCTTCCTCCAGTTGTATGCGGATGTCTTTTTTCCATTCCGGGAGGTTAACGGTGCAGTTCAGTTCAATAGAATAGGCTGTATTGTAGTGCATCGGGTAATCACCGGTGTGGGGCACACCACCCTGCATATCCCACATGCCGATGGTAGTACCGGCCGCATGGCCGTGAAAGCCGATGGGGTGCGTGTAAATTGATGGTGTAATACCTTGTTCAATGGCTTGCCTGCGCGTATCGGCCAGTATCTGGTTGCCTGTTTTGCCTTCTTTGAAATTACCGGTTAGGATATCCTGTAATTTATTGCCGGTGGCGAGCGCTTTCTTCAGGTAGTCGGGGGCATCGGTTTCACCCGGTTTGAGTATGTATGCATGCTGCTGCGTGTCGGTATTCAGGCGCAGGTAGGTAATGCCGAAATCAACATGCAGTAAATCGCCCGGCAGGATAACATAGGGTTGTGGCCGCCTGCTGAAGATGGCTTCCGGTTCGTTTCGCTGGATGGAAACCGAGGGTTGAAACCAGGTGTCGAGTTTCAGTTCTTTAATTTTTTCGCGGTACCACCACACCACATCATCGGTAGTGGTTATACCGGGATGAATAACCTTGTCGGAAAAACCTTCTTTAATAATATCGTGTGCGATACGGCAAATCTGGTTGTAGATGGTCATCTCGCGTTCGGTGCGGGTTTCCAGCCAGCCCACGGCCAGTTTTTCGGCCGATGTTACATTGCTCTGCAGTTTTTTAGGCAGGGCGTTCATCAGTTTGTTGTAATGCGAATGGGTTAAGCCATCGGCATGGCCGTAGTGGTCTGATATGTTAACTCCTATTTTTTTCGGATTCCGTTCGGCAATAATTTTTCCCAGTTGTGCCCACTGGTCGGGTTGGGCGTCAGGGTCCCACGAGCGTTTGAAAATTTTACCAACATCGTACCGCGAAACGGCCAGGCATTCCGGTTCTTTATCGGCTCCGCGATCGAACATTACCAGCATGGTGGTTCTGCGGGCCGCAAACCAGGTGGCCGGCAGAAAGGTGCGGATAACCGGGTCTTCGTTGTATTCGCTGCTCATCACCACCCACAGGTCAATACCTTCTCTGCGCATGAGTTTCGGCAGCACCGTGCGGATGCGCTCTTCCAGCAACTCATCCACAACCCGCGCCTGCTCGCGCTGTGAGAGAATTAAAGGATACTGGGCATAGGTTGATAAGGCAACCAGGAACAGGAGGTATCGAAATAGTTTCATGGAGTGATGATTAGTACTGAGCGATTTAAATCTACAAGCCGAAATCTACAATCTAAAATTGCAGAATGCATCGTTCGTTTTTAAGCAGTTCGCTGGCCCGTTCTACCTCAATGTGCGACCGGGCATCGTCCATCTGTTTACGTACCGACCCGATAATCTGCTTCATCTGCATCGATTCAATAAAGCGCTTTACATCCTCTTTGGTTTCAAGAATCAGCCTGGGCACCGGTGTGGGTTTATCGTCTTCGCCTTTGGCCACCATGGTAAAAAACGAGGAGTTGGTGTGTTTAACGGTATTGGTTTTCACATTCATGGCTTCAACCCGAATGCCCACAATCAGCGAAGTAGTGCCTACATAATTTACCGAAGCGTGCATGGATACCAGTTCGCCCACTTCAACGGGCTGCAGAAACTCCACCCGGTTAACGGTTACCGTTACGCAATAGGTGCCCGCATGTTTGCTGGCGCAGGCATAGGCTACTTTATCCATTAATGAAAGCAAAATACCGCCATGAATTTTTCCGCCAAAGTTGGCGTAAGCGGGTATCATCAGTTCGGTAATGGTAGTTTGCGAGTAGCGCACCGGTAATGCTTCGGCAGCCATAGGCGTGGGTTAGGTTTATACCACCAAAATACACTAATCTGCCGACTTGCCGCCAGCCAGCTTTTGGGTAAGCCCGTTAAACCGGAAAAACATGGCCAGGGCCGTTATGGTAAGGCCGATAAGTAATCCGATCCAGATTCCGTTTGCACCGAGGCCAAACAAAAAGCCGAGCAGATAACCCAGGGGCAACCCGATGATCCAGTAGGCAACAAAAATGAGCAGGGATGGTATTTTAACATCCTGAATGCCGCGCAGCGCACCGATACAAACCACCTGCATGCCATCTGAAAGTTGAAACAATCCGGCAATGATCAGCAGCGGTCCGGCCATAGCAATTACCTCCGGATTGTCTATGTAGAGTGCAGGCAGTTGATATCGCGCCACAACAAAAACAATTCCCCACACGGTCATCAATACGGCACCCATGCCCATTAACGTAAAGCCTGCATGGCGAAGCAGGGTGAAATTTTTCTGGCCCAGGTAACTGCCCACCCGAATGGTAGCGGCTGCGCCCAAACCGGAGGTGGTCATATAACTGATGGTGGCCAGGTTAATGGCAATCTGATGAGCGGCCAGTGCTGTGGTTCCCAGCCAGCCCATCATGATAGCGGAAAAACCAAAAGCGCTTACTTCAAATATAAACTGGATGCCGGCCGGAATGCCGATGTGCAACATGCGGTTGATGAGTTTGCGCGAATAATTTCCAAACGCAAAACCCGGGCGGTAGCTGCGAAAACTTTTGCCTAAGTAAATGTACAGGGCCATCCACGTGCCCATTAGGGTACGGGCAATCAGCGTGGCCCAGCCTGCACCGTTTAAACCAAGTTCAGGAAATCCAAACTCACCGTAGATGAGTACGTAGTTGAGAAAAATATTTACCAGATTACTGGTAATTACAATAATCATGGCCATGCGGGTGCGATGGAGCCCTTCGCCAAACTGGCGGAAGGTTTGAAATACCATGGTTGGAAAGATGGAGCTCAGAATGATCTGCAGGTACGGAATAGTCAGTTCAACCACATCAGCCGGCTGGTTAAGATAATGCAATACCGGTGTTGACAGGAACCCGATGGCCACCAATATAAAACCACATGCCAGGTTGATGATAAATCCGTGGCGCAATGATTCAATAACCTGGTGTTTGTCTTTTCGGCCATCAGCCTCCGCTACCAGCGGGGTAATGGCATACGACACGCCAATGCCGAACGTGAGCAACAGAATAAATACAACATTGGCCAGTGAAGCGGCTGCCAGCGGGGTGGCACCGGTTTGCCCGATCATCACACTGTCGGCCACACCCGTCATCACCTGGCCCAGCATGCTGAGCATAACCGGGTAGGCCAGAAAGAAGTTTGTTTTCAGGTGCTCACGGATGGTCATCCTGCAGATTTAATTAATGGGGTGAGTGATGGTTATATTTTTCTCAGGCGAGCCAGTTTAAGTAAACCGGCAACACTCATGCTGTCGGTAATCTCACCGTTCATTACCAACGTGATAGCCTCGTGTAACGGAAGTTTTTTCACTTTTAAATCGCCTTCGGTTTCTTCAGGTTCTGAAGCACCTTCGGTAAGTTCTTCTGCCAGAAAAATAAATCCTTCCTCATCGGTTACCGAGTTGGATGTATGAATGCGCATGAGCACCTGCCACCGGTTAGCCGTTAAGCCGGTTTCTTCTTTCAGTTCGCGTTTGGCCGATTCCAGTATGTCGGCTCCCAACGGGCTACCACCTTCAGGTATTTCCCAGGAGTGTTCATTTAGTGTGTAACGGTGCTGCCCCACCAGCCAGGTATTTCCTTTGCGGTCAACCGGAATAATACCGATGGCTTTGTTTTTGAAGTGTACTTTGCCGTAAATTCCTTTTCCGCCCGATGGATTTAAAACTTCATGTTCCGTCAGTTGAATCCATTTATTATCATAAACTTCACGTGCAGAAAGGGTTGTCCAGGGATTCATGGAGTTCAAAGTTCAGGGTTTAAAGTTCAAGATTAATCAAATCCTGCCATTTTGAACCTTGAATTTTGAATTTTGAATCGTGAACTTTGAACGCATGCTGCGCTCCTCTTTTACCCATACCCTGATTGAAGCCGGATGTGACGAGGTGGGCAGGGGTTGTCTGGCCGGACCGGTGGTGGCTGCTGCGGTTATTTTACCCAACGATTACAGGCATGAATTGTTAAATGACTCCAAGCAACTATCGTATGATGAGCGTATTGGGGTGAAAGAAGACATTCTGCGCGATGCGCTGGCCTGGGCTGTTGCCGAAGTAGACAATGAAGAGATTGACCGTATTAACATTTTAAACGCTTCCTTTAAAGCAATGCATCTTGCCATTGAAAAGCTTACGATCAAGCCCGACCTGCTGTTGATTGACGGCAACCGGTTTAAGCCGTTTGGCGACTTGCCCTTTCAGTGCATTGTGAAAGGCGATGCCACCTACCTCTCTATTGCAGCGGCCAGTGTACTGGCCAAAACCTACCGCGATGAACTGATGGTAAAACAAGCCTCCGAATTTCCAGGATATGGCTGGGAGACCAACGTGGGTTACCCTACCGAAGAACACCGCGAGGGAATAAAGAAGTTAGGTATTACTCCGCTGCATCGAAAAAGTTTTCAACTGTTACCCGCGCAACTAGAACTTTTCGGGAAATAGAACGTGTTTGTAACGCATGTGCCTGATTTTTATATCCCTCAACAATCATCCCCGTTATAAATTAATCCTGGCGGGCAACCGCGATGAATTTTATAAACGCAAAACAGCTGCGGCTCACTTTTGGGAAGATCATCCGCACATTGTGGGCGGGCGCGACCTGGAAGCCAACGGCTCCTGGCTGGCCATGTCGAAGCAAGGTAAACTTAGCATGGTTACCAACTACCGTGATCTTAAAAACCTGAAACCGGTGGCGCCCTCGCGCGGTGAACTGGTTTCGGAGTACCTCGTGAATGGCGACAAACCGGAAGATTATTTGAATGCAGTAGCAGAAAAAGCAAATGCCTATAACGGCTTTAACCTGCTGGTGGGCTACCCCGATGCATTGTATTACTATTCGAACTACCAGGGCAACATACAGAAACTCACCGAAGGGGTGCATGGCTTAAGCAACCACCTGCTCAATACCCCCTGGCCTAAAGTAACACGCGGTAAAGAAAAATTCAGCCAGGCTATTGCCACACATAAAGTTGATCCCGAAAACCTTTTTAGCCTGCTGTATGACGAAGAACGTGCACCGGATAATAAGTTGCCGGATACCGGCATCGGGCTGGATCGGGAGCGGGTGCTTTCCAGCATGTTTATTAAGAGTCCGGATTATGGTTCACGCTGTTCTACAGTTATTCTGGTCGACCATAATAACCGGGTGTTGTTTACCGAACGGGTTTATAACACCAACACCTTTGATTACCAGGATGCTGTTTTTGAATTTACCATTCCGGGGTAAAGGTTGAAGTTTCAGCATGGGTAAGAAGAAAGATAAAACGCCCCCGGCATTAAAAGTTATTCGCTGGGTTTATCCGAAATTGGAAAAGGTAATTCCGTTTTTAGCTTACCGCCTGTTTGTTTATATTTTTTTTGCACCGCTGCGCTATAAGCCAACCGAAAAAGAAATCAAGGCTGAATCGTTCAGCGAAAAATTTTCAATAACCGCAGCCGGAAAAAGAATACAATGTTACCGGTGGGGCAGTTTTTCAAAAGTTGTTTTGGTGGTACACGGGTGGGCCGGCCGGGCTACGCAGTTCAGGCGGTTTATTAAGCCGCTCCTGCAGGCAGGTTATGCCGTAGTTGGTTTTGATGGCCCGGCACACGGAAAATCGGAAGGTCGCAGTACTGACATACGTGAATATGAAGTTGTATTAAAAACTTTATTTGAGCAACACGGCACACCCGATGCTGTTATTACACACTCATTTGGCGGTGCAGCCGTGATCGTTGCGGCAGCTCACGGGTTGCCGGTAAAAAAACTGATTAACATTGCCAGCCCCACCATAGGTGATGAGATTATCGATACCTACCTTCGGGCAATAAACGGATCGGAAAAAACGAAACAGTTTTTTAAGAAGCATGTAGTACAAAAAACCGGAAAGCCGTTTGATGCCTTTACAGCCAGCTATAAAATTAAAGAAGTAAAGCAACCGATGGAACTGCTTTTGGTGCACGATGAAGACGATCGCGATGTAAGCATGAACCACCCGCTGGCCATACAAAAAGCCTATCCGAAAGCAGAACTGCTTCGCACCACCGGCCTGGGGCATACCCGTATTTTAAAAGACAATGAGGTTATCCGGCAGATCGTAACATTTATCAAGCGGCCATCGTCCTAATGCACATGAATAGCAAAAGCCGGCTTCTTCAATTCAGTATTACAGGTATTCGTTTGTTCCTCGGGCTGATCTTCTTTACAGCAGGGATGGCGAAGCTTACGCAAAATTTTCCGGGCATCATCGGCCCGGTGTGGCTTGAGGAAAAACTTGCTCCGTATGGATTGGGGCTCTACGCCCGGTTCATCGCCTGGTCGCAGGTAGTTGTTGGAGTGCTGTTACTTTCGCACCGGTTTGCCACGATAGGTGCGGTACTGTTGTTCCCCATTGTGCTCAATATATGGGTAGTAACCATTTCGCTGGAGTGGCGGGGAACGCCCTATGTAAACTTGGTATTGCTCATCTTAAATCTCGCCCTGTTGGCCTGGGATTACCATAAACTGAAGTTCCTTTTTACGGATTCTGTGGAAGGGCTGAAAGCTGCCCCAGTTCAAAGAAAAAGCCCCCTGTTGGATGTAATTTGGGCCTTAGGTTTTATACTAATAGCTGCCAGCGTACCACTTATCCGAAATCATCATCCTTTTGGCTATGGCTTTGGTTATAACCGGATTTACCGTGTTTATTTTGGTTCCGGCTTTAGCGTGGGTGAAACAAAATAGAAGATCTTCAGTTTAACAATCAGGCAAACTGCACCGCATATGAAAATCATCGAAACGCACAATATTTCAAAGGTTTATAAAATGGGCAACAACGAGGTGCGTGCCCTGCAATCCATCTCCATCAGTATTAATAAAGGAGAGTATGTTGCCTTTATGGGGCCCTCGGGCTCCGGAAAATCAACCCTGATGAATATTGTAGGCTGTCTTGATTCACCCACTTCCGGCACCTACATCCTCAATAACCACGTGGTGAGTGAGATGACTGAAAACGAATTGGCCGAAGTGAGGAATAAGGAAATAGGGTTTGTATTTCAAACGTTTAACCTGCTTCCTCGTGCCACAGCGCTCGAAAATGTGGCGCTACCGCTGATCTATGCCGGCTACAGCCGCAGCGAACGCGAAGACAAAGCCATGGAAACCCTTGAAAGCGTAGGCCTGGGCGACCGGTGGCATCACAAGCCCAATGAACTTTCGGGT encodes:
- the gatC gene encoding Asp-tRNA(Asn)/Glu-tRNA(Gln) amidotransferase subunit GatC; the protein is MQLDSNLLDKLAHLARLELKPEEADTMLADMNAILAWVEKLHEVDTTGVEPLTSMSHEINAFREDEVGKHLDRSEALSQAPATNGTFFKVPKVIE
- a CDS encoding alpha/beta hydrolase — encoded protein: MGKKKDKTPPALKVIRWVYPKLEKVIPFLAYRLFVYIFFAPLRYKPTEKEIKAESFSEKFSITAAGKRIQCYRWGSFSKVVLVVHGWAGRATQFRRFIKPLLQAGYAVVGFDGPAHGKSEGRSTDIREYEVVLKTLFEQHGTPDAVITHSFGGAAVIVAAAHGLPVKKLINIASPTIGDEIIDTYLRAINGSEKTKQFFKKHVVQKTGKPFDAFTASYKIKEVKQPMELLLVHDEDDRDVSMNHPLAIQKAYPKAELLRTTGLGHTRILKDNEVIRQIVTFIKRPSS
- a CDS encoding NUDIX hydrolase — encoded protein: MNPWTTLSAREVYDNKWIQLTEHEVLNPSGGKGIYGKVHFKNKAIGIIPVDRKGNTWLVGQHRYTLNEHSWEIPEGGSPLGADILESAKRELKEETGLTANRWQVLMRIHTSNSVTDEEGFIFLAEELTEGASEPEETEGDLKVKKLPLHEAITLVMNGEITDSMSVAGLLKLARLRKI
- a CDS encoding 1-acyl-sn-glycerol-3-phosphate acyltransferase — translated: MIRVLYTGYALLVFSILFLIFFFLLLIPIFFQRKHHLVGVLNRWWARSLFFLTFLPVKIEWRFKPDPRKQYIFCPNHFSYLDIPAMGLNKHNTIFVGKNDMENIPLFGFMYRKLHITVDRSKLKSKFNTFIRSCQAVDEGKSLVIYPEGGIISEKEPVMARLKDGAFRVAIEKQIPLVPVTIPFNRVILPPDEFLLRWGKVKLIFHEPLETSGKTLEDMPALKQQLYSVIQTELNRHYAT
- a CDS encoding ABC transporter ATP-binding protein, translated to MIETHNISKVYKMGNNEVRALQSISISINKGEYVAFMGPSGSGKSTLMNIVGCLDSPTSGTYILNNHVVSEMTENELAEVRNKEIGFVFQTFNLLPRATALENVALPLIYAGYSRSEREDKAMETLESVGLGDRWHHKPNELSGGQRQRVAIARALVNNPSIILADEPTGNLDTKTSYDIMNLFQELHDKGNTIIMVTHEDDIAHYAHRIVRLRDGLVEWDRKNEHVTRGKPVAAAH
- a CDS encoding M24 family metallopeptidase is translated as MKLFRYLLFLVALSTYAQYPLILSQREQARVVDELLEERIRTVLPKLMRREGIDLWVVMSSEYNEDPVIRTFLPATWFAARRTTMLVMFDRGADKEPECLAVSRYDVGKIFKRSWDPDAQPDQWAQLGKIIAERNPKKIGVNISDHYGHADGLTHSHYNKLMNALPKKLQSNVTSAEKLAVGWLETRTEREMTIYNQICRIAHDIIKEGFSDKVIHPGITTTDDVVWWYREKIKELKLDTWFQPSVSIQRNEPEAIFSRRPQPYVILPGDLLHVDFGITYLRLNTDTQQHAYILKPGETDAPDYLKKALATGNKLQDILTGNFKEGKTGNQILADTRRQAIEQGITPSIYTHPIGFHGHAAGTTIGMWDMQGGVPHTGDYPMHYNTAYSIELNCTVNLPEWKKDIRIQLEEDGYFDETGFRYIDGRQRELILISAQQGINGN
- a CDS encoding DoxX family protein; amino-acid sequence: MNSKSRLLQFSITGIRLFLGLIFFTAGMAKLTQNFPGIIGPVWLEEKLAPYGLGLYARFIAWSQVVVGVLLLSHRFATIGAVLLFPIVLNIWVVTISLEWRGTPYVNLVLLILNLALLAWDYHKLKFLFTDSVEGLKAAPVQRKSPLLDVIWALGFILIAASVPLIRNHHPFGYGFGYNRIYRVYFGSGFSVGETK
- a CDS encoding NRDE family protein, which codes for MCLIFISLNNHPRYKLILAGNRDEFYKRKTAAAHFWEDHPHIVGGRDLEANGSWLAMSKQGKLSMVTNYRDLKNLKPVAPSRGELVSEYLVNGDKPEDYLNAVAEKANAYNGFNLLVGYPDALYYYSNYQGNIQKLTEGVHGLSNHLLNTPWPKVTRGKEKFSQAIATHKVDPENLFSLLYDEERAPDNKLPDTGIGLDRERVLSSMFIKSPDYGSRCSTVILVDHNNRVLFTERVYNTNTFDYQDAVFEFTIPG
- a CDS encoding MATE family efflux transporter — encoded protein: MTIREHLKTNFFLAYPVMLSMLGQVMTGVADSVMIGQTGATPLAAASLANVVFILLLTFGIGVSYAITPLVAEADGRKDKHQVIESLRHGFIINLACGFILVAIGFLSTPVLHYLNQPADVVELTIPYLQIILSSIFPTMVFQTFRQFGEGLHRTRMAMIIVITSNLVNIFLNYVLIYGEFGFPELGLNGAGWATLIARTLMGTWMALYIYLGKSFRSYRPGFAFGNYSRKLINRMLHIGIPAGIQFIFEVSAFGFSAIMMGWLGTTALAAHQIAINLATISYMTTSGLGAAATIRVGSYLGQKNFTLLRHAGFTLMGMGAVLMTVWGIVFVVARYQLPALYIDNPEVIAMAGPLLIIAGLFQLSDGMQVVCIGALRGIQDVKIPSLLIFVAYWIIGLPLGYLLGFLFGLGANGIWIGLLIGLTITALAMFFRFNGLTQKLAGGKSAD
- a CDS encoding acyl-CoA thioesterase; protein product: MAAEALPVRYSQTTITELMIPAYANFGGKIHGGILLSLMDKVAYACASKHAGTYCVTVTVNRVEFLQPVEVGELVSMHASVNYVGTTSLIVGIRVEAMNVKTNTVKHTNSSFFTMVAKGEDDKPTPVPRLILETKEDVKRFIESMQMKQIIGSVRKQMDDARSHIEVERASELLKNERCILQF
- a CDS encoding ribonuclease HII — translated: MLRSSFTHTLIEAGCDEVGRGCLAGPVVAAAVILPNDYRHELLNDSKQLSYDERIGVKEDILRDALAWAVAEVDNEEIDRINILNASFKAMHLAIEKLTIKPDLLLIDGNRFKPFGDLPFQCIVKGDATYLSIAAASVLAKTYRDELMVKQASEFPGYGWETNVGYPTEEHREGIKKLGITPLHRKSFQLLPAQLELFGK